The Burkholderia ubonensis genome has a window encoding:
- a CDS encoding ABC transporter ATP-binding protein, whose product MTTRRPLLDVRGLTRRFDGVTALDAASLTLADGELLSVIGPNGAGKSTLFNLIAGADRPDAGRVTFDGSDITGVAPERLAALGIARTFQHGRVFGNLSVLDNVLIGAHARLRAARRGWPVLGAAAEVWRALVRPASVRREEAALRAEARDIVARFGERLAPRIDHPAHSLSYANRRRVEIGRALALHPRLLLLDEPTAGMNETETAEMLQLIQSLKAGGLTILLIEHKLELVMRVSDRVMVLDNGVKIAEGAPRDVRHDPRVIEAYLGRRHADAARAAA is encoded by the coding sequence ATGACCACTCGTCGACCGTTGCTCGACGTGCGCGGATTGACACGCCGCTTCGACGGCGTGACCGCGCTCGACGCCGCGAGCCTGACGCTCGCCGACGGCGAATTGCTGAGCGTGATCGGCCCGAACGGCGCGGGCAAGTCGACGCTGTTCAACCTGATCGCGGGCGCGGACCGTCCCGACGCCGGCCGCGTGACGTTCGACGGGAGCGACATCACCGGCGTCGCACCGGAGCGGCTCGCGGCGCTCGGCATCGCGCGCACGTTTCAGCACGGCCGCGTGTTCGGCAACCTGAGCGTGCTCGACAACGTATTGATCGGCGCCCATGCGCGGCTGCGGGCGGCGCGACGCGGCTGGCCGGTGCTCGGCGCGGCGGCCGAGGTATGGCGCGCGCTGGTGCGGCCCGCGTCGGTGCGGCGCGAGGAAGCCGCGTTGCGCGCCGAAGCGCGCGACATCGTCGCGCGATTCGGCGAGCGGCTCGCGCCGCGCATCGATCACCCGGCGCATAGCCTGTCGTATGCGAACCGCCGACGCGTCGAGATCGGCCGCGCGCTCGCGCTGCACCCGCGCCTGCTGCTGCTCGACGAGCCGACCGCCGGGATGAACGAGACCGAGACCGCCGAGATGCTGCAACTGATCCAGTCGCTGAAGGCGGGCGGCCTGACGATCCTGCTGATCGAACACAAGCTCGAGCTCGTGATGCGCGTATCCGATCGCGTGATGGTGCTCGACAACGGCGTGAAGATCGCCGAAGGCGCGCCGCGCGACGTGCGGCACGATCCGCGCGTGATCGAGGCCTATCTCGGGCGCCGCCATGCGGACGCCGCGCGCGCGGCGGCATGA
- a CDS encoding ABC transporter ATP-binding protein yields MTDTLLKLEHLDTFYGPVQVHFDVSFEVGRGQIVSLLGGNASGKSTTMKLILGLMRPGRGVVRFDGDDVTSLATPQRVRRGIAAVPEARRLFGDMSVRENLLMGAYTRGDRAAVADDYARVLDLFPRVKERLAQRAGTLSGGEQQMLAMARALMARPKLICMDEPTMGLSPLYVDKVLELIDAINRQGVTVFMVEQNASLALEIAHYGYVLQTGRVALEGPARALLDDERVRDAYLGGDAVTA; encoded by the coding sequence ATGACCGACACGCTGCTGAAACTGGAGCACCTCGACACGTTCTACGGACCGGTGCAGGTGCATTTCGACGTGAGCTTCGAGGTCGGCCGCGGGCAGATCGTCAGCCTGCTCGGCGGCAACGCGAGCGGCAAGTCGACGACGATGAAGCTGATTCTCGGGCTGATGCGGCCGGGGCGCGGCGTCGTGCGCTTCGACGGCGACGACGTGACGTCGCTCGCGACGCCGCAGCGCGTCCGGCGCGGGATCGCGGCGGTGCCCGAGGCGCGGCGGCTGTTCGGCGACATGAGCGTGCGCGAGAACCTGTTGATGGGCGCGTACACGCGTGGCGACCGCGCGGCGGTCGCCGACGATTACGCGCGCGTGCTCGACCTGTTTCCGCGCGTGAAGGAGCGGCTCGCGCAGCGTGCGGGCACGCTGTCGGGCGGCGAGCAGCAGATGCTCGCGATGGCGCGTGCGCTGATGGCGCGGCCGAAACTGATCTGCATGGACGAGCCGACGATGGGCTTGTCGCCGCTCTACGTCGACAAGGTGCTCGAACTCATCGATGCGATCAACCGGCAGGGCGTGACGGTGTTCATGGTCGAGCAGAACGCGAGCCTCGCGCTGGAGATCGCGCACTACGGATACGTGTTGCAGACGGGGCGCGTCGCGCTCGAAGGGCCGGCGAGGGCGCTGCTCGACGACGAACGCGTGCGCGATGCGTATCTCGGCGGGGATGCCGTGACGGCCTGA